From Brucella pseudogrignonensis, a single genomic window includes:
- a CDS encoding YnfA family protein gives MQLLIYTAAALFEIAGCFSFWAWLKLDKSPLWLIPGVICLALFAYLLTLIESDAAGRAYAAYGGIYIVASILWIWAAEGMRPDRWDIIGATVALAGTCIILFMPRT, from the coding sequence GTGCAACTCCTGATTTATACCGCCGCAGCCTTATTTGAAATCGCAGGGTGTTTTTCCTTTTGGGCATGGCTTAAGCTCGACAAATCCCCCTTATGGCTTATTCCCGGTGTTATCTGCCTTGCCCTGTTTGCTTATTTACTCACACTGATCGAAAGCGATGCAGCTGGCCGCGCTTATGCGGCCTATGGAGGCATTTACATCGTTGCTTCTATTTTATGGATATGGGCAGCTGAAGGAATGCGCCCTGACCGCTGGGACATTATTGGTGCGACTGTTGCGTTGGCAGGGACTTGCATCATTCTATTCATGCCACGCACTTAA
- a CDS encoding beta-ketoacyl-ACP synthase III — protein sequence MIRSVVRGIGSALPERIMKNSDFAGVIETSDEWIVQRTGIRQRHIAGEGETTVSLGAAAARAALENAGIEASDIDLVLVATSTPNHTFPASAVEIQRELGITTGFAFDLQAVCSGFIYAITTADLYIRGGLAKRVLVIGAETFSRILDWNDRTTCVLFGDGAGALVLESAEGKGLTSDRGVLTANLRSDGNHKEKLFVDGGPSTTQTVGHLRMEGREVFKHAVGMITDVIEASFAETGLTAEDIDWFVPHQANKRIIDASAKKLNIAEEKVVITVDRHGNTSAASVPLALATAVADGRIKKGDLVLLEAMGGGFTWGAVLLRW from the coding sequence ATGATAAGATCTGTCGTAAGAGGTATTGGTTCGGCATTGCCTGAGCGGATCATGAAGAACTCCGACTTCGCGGGCGTGATTGAAACCTCCGACGAATGGATTGTTCAGCGCACAGGCATCCGCCAGCGTCACATTGCGGGTGAGGGCGAAACAACTGTATCGCTCGGTGCAGCAGCAGCGCGCGCGGCACTTGAAAATGCGGGTATCGAGGCGTCGGATATTGATCTCGTACTCGTGGCAACATCGACGCCGAACCATACATTTCCAGCCAGTGCTGTTGAAATTCAGCGCGAGCTGGGAATTACTACTGGCTTTGCGTTTGATTTGCAGGCCGTTTGCAGTGGCTTCATTTATGCCATAACCACGGCGGATCTTTATATCCGCGGCGGTCTGGCGAAGCGTGTTCTGGTTATTGGCGCAGAAACATTCTCGCGTATTCTCGATTGGAATGATCGCACGACCTGTGTGCTGTTCGGTGACGGTGCAGGCGCACTTGTGCTTGAGTCGGCAGAAGGCAAAGGTCTGACGTCAGATCGCGGTGTTCTGACAGCGAATCTCCGCTCGGATGGCAACCACAAAGAAAAGCTTTTTGTTGATGGCGGACCATCGACCACGCAAACAGTCGGTCATCTTCGCATGGAAGGCCGCGAAGTTTTCAAACATGCCGTGGGCATGATCACGGATGTGATCGAGGCTTCTTTTGCAGAAACCGGGCTGACAGCTGAGGATATTGATTGGTTTGTGCCACATCAGGCCAACAAGCGCATAATCGACGCTTCCGCTAAAAAACTCAATATCGCCGAGGAAAAGGTGGTTATCACCGTGGATCGCCACGGAAATACCTCGGCAGCCTCTGTTCCACTGGCGCTTGCAACGGCAGTTGCAGACGGGCGCATTAAGAAGGGCGACCTTGTTCTTTTGGAAGCTATGGGTGGCGGATTTACATGGGGCGCAGTTCTATTGCGCTGGTAA
- a CDS encoding undecaprenyl-phosphate glucose phosphotransferase produces MRDNDTPSPVETEGNNVSGTNRSKQKEHVELNPMARQMAAQYARDNLSPSMLSGVIRLIEFGIVFLTGAISLSYYVSFQTPHLVYYFLIMLVGGGLFVLLMEINNGYQINILRSPSRHLKRVIISWATVLGAVAVTGFLLKVSSDFSRAWFLIWALSGLIILIISRLFVSWRIRRWARNGILERRAVIVGGGPNAEALIRSLEQQSDNDIRICGIFDDRDDKRSPPIVAGYPKLGNIKELIEFARIARIDMLIVSLPISAEERILTILNKLWVLPVDIRLSAVNSHLRFRPRAYSYIGTVPMLDIFDKPINDWDSVAKRIFDIVFSLLGIVLLSPIMLATAIAIKLDSKGPVLFKQKRHGFNNEVINVWKFRSMYTDQNDPTARNAVTKNDPRVTKVGRFIRKASIDELPQFFNSLTGSLSLVGPRPHAIAAHSHNVLYNEVVDGYFARHRVKPGVTGWAQINGWRGEIDNDDKIRMRTEYDLYYIENWSLWFDLKILFLTPVRLLNTENAY; encoded by the coding sequence GTGCGGGATAACGATACGCCTTCTCCAGTCGAAACAGAAGGAAACAATGTCAGCGGCACGAATCGTTCCAAACAAAAAGAACACGTCGAGTTAAACCCTATGGCGCGCCAGATGGCTGCGCAGTATGCGCGTGACAACCTGTCGCCAAGCATGCTGAGCGGTGTCATTCGCCTCATTGAGTTTGGTATTGTCTTTCTGACAGGCGCAATAAGCCTGTCATATTATGTCAGCTTTCAGACGCCGCATCTTGTTTATTATTTCCTCATCATGCTCGTTGGCGGCGGCCTGTTTGTGCTGTTGATGGAAATCAACAATGGCTATCAAATTAACATCCTGCGCAGCCCAAGCCGTCATCTCAAACGAGTCATCATCAGTTGGGCAACGGTGCTCGGTGCCGTTGCTGTCACAGGCTTCTTGCTCAAGGTTTCATCTGACTTTTCGCGCGCCTGGTTTTTGATCTGGGCTTTAAGCGGCCTGATTATCCTAATCATATCAAGATTGTTTGTGTCCTGGAGAATACGCCGCTGGGCACGCAATGGCATTTTAGAGCGCCGCGCGGTCATTGTGGGCGGCGGACCAAATGCTGAAGCCTTGATCCGCTCGCTGGAACAACAATCTGATAACGACATTCGCATTTGCGGTATCTTCGATGACCGCGATGACAAGCGATCGCCTCCGATCGTTGCGGGTTATCCTAAGCTCGGAAATATCAAAGAGCTGATCGAGTTTGCACGCATTGCACGCATCGACATGCTTATCGTCTCACTGCCGATCAGTGCGGAAGAACGCATTCTGACGATCCTCAACAAGCTCTGGGTATTGCCAGTCGATATTCGTTTGTCTGCGGTCAACAGTCACCTTCGTTTCCGCCCACGTGCCTACTCCTACATCGGCACAGTGCCTATGCTCGACATTTTTGATAAACCAATCAATGACTGGGATTCAGTCGCTAAACGCATTTTCGATATTGTCTTCAGTCTGCTCGGTATCGTCTTGCTCTCGCCGATCATGTTGGCAACTGCGATTGCCATTAAACTCGATAGCAAAGGCCCCGTTCTGTTCAAGCAAAAGCGCCATGGCTTTAACAACGAAGTCATCAATGTCTGGAAGTTCCGCTCGATGTATACCGACCAGAATGATCCGACAGCACGCAACGCAGTGACGAAAAATGATCCGCGCGTGACGAAAGTCGGCCGTTTCATTCGCAAAGCTTCTATTGATGAGCTACCGCAGTTTTTCAATTCGTTGACGGGTTCACTGTCACTTGTCGGTCCTCGCCCACATGCAATTGCAGCGCACTCGCACAATGTCCTCTATAATGAGGTTGTTGATGGCTATTTTGCACGCCATCGCGTCAAACCGGGCGTCACCGGATGGGCACAGATCAATGGCTGGCGCGGTGAAATCGATAATGACGACAAAATCCGCATGCGCACCGAATATGATCTCTATTATATTGAAAACTGGTCGCTTTGGTTTGATCTTAAAATACTCTTCCTCACGCCAGTTCGGCTCCTGAATACGGAAAACGCTTATTGA
- a CDS encoding MBL fold metallo-hydrolase, which yields MALSRRNFIVAASAVSGGMALAPFESDEAKAETTSSKIENPGFHRFQFGDFEITTLSDGRRAGEAPERTYAINQDPKDVAALLEENLLPTDRFVNSFTPVLINTGKELVLFDTGMGAGAREAGQGKLISALEASGYKADDVSLVVLSHFHPDHIGGLMEDGKPAFANARYAAGQKEYEFWTDPARLETPAKGVAQLVDKNVKPLAEKITFIDDGKDVLSGIRAVGAYGHTPGHLAFRVESGGKSLMLISDTANHSVITLQRPDWHVSFDIDKEMAAETRKRMFDMIATDKLPFIGYHMPFPSLAYLQRDGEGYRYVPETYQIRTT from the coding sequence ATGGCACTTTCACGACGAAATTTTATTGTCGCTGCTTCCGCCGTAAGCGGTGGAATGGCTTTGGCCCCCTTCGAAAGTGATGAAGCGAAAGCAGAAACTACGTCGTCCAAAATTGAGAACCCAGGTTTTCATCGCTTCCAGTTTGGTGATTTTGAAATAACGACGCTGTCGGACGGGCGACGGGCAGGCGAGGCACCTGAGAGGACTTATGCCATAAATCAAGATCCAAAGGATGTTGCAGCCCTTCTCGAAGAAAATCTTCTGCCGACAGATCGCTTTGTAAACAGCTTCACTCCAGTTCTAATCAATACAGGCAAAGAACTTGTTTTGTTCGATACCGGAATGGGTGCAGGTGCTCGTGAAGCAGGGCAGGGCAAGCTTATCAGCGCACTCGAGGCTTCGGGCTATAAGGCGGACGATGTATCGCTCGTTGTACTCAGCCATTTCCACCCTGATCATATTGGTGGGCTTATGGAAGACGGTAAGCCTGCTTTTGCCAATGCGCGTTATGCTGCTGGGCAGAAAGAATACGAGTTCTGGACAGATCCAGCACGGCTTGAAACTCCCGCCAAAGGTGTTGCGCAACTTGTCGATAAGAACGTCAAGCCTCTTGCTGAAAAGATAACCTTTATCGACGATGGCAAGGATGTTTTGTCGGGCATTCGGGCAGTTGGAGCTTACGGTCACACGCCAGGGCATCTGGCTTTCCGCGTTGAATCGGGTGGAAAGTCATTAATGCTTATTTCGGATACAGCAAATCACTCGGTTATCACCCTGCAGCGCCCAGACTGGCATGTTTCCTTTGATATTGACAAGGAAATGGCGGCTGAAACCCGTAAGCGAATGTTCGATATGATTGCGACGGATAAACTTCCGTTTATTGGCTATCACATGCCGTTTCCATCGCTTGCATATTTGCAACGCGATGGTGAAGGCTATCGCTATGTGCCTGAAACTTATCAAATACGAACGACGTAA
- a CDS encoding ubiquinol-cytochrome C chaperone family protein, protein MILRLFRRKNKANETVVLRVYETIVAAARQKRFYSQFHVPDTPLGRYEMLSVHIFLVLHRMKGENSALMPLAQDIADEFFKDVDHSLRELGIGDQGVPKRMKKLARMFYGRVSSYGTALDNNDEEALAAALTRNIQPDLELWPHSHHLSAYVFACRDLLAKTDDSVLAVGDISFMNVDEMALSPTDTNKKAENNE, encoded by the coding sequence ATGATTCTTCGACTTTTTCGCCGCAAAAACAAAGCAAATGAGACAGTTGTGCTTCGCGTTTACGAGACGATCGTGGCGGCGGCGCGGCAAAAGCGATTTTATTCACAATTTCACGTGCCTGATACACCATTGGGGCGCTATGAAATGCTTTCTGTTCATATTTTCCTTGTCCTTCATCGTATGAAGGGCGAAAATTCGGCGCTGATGCCGCTTGCACAGGACATCGCGGACGAGTTTTTCAAAGATGTCGACCATTCTTTGCGAGAATTGGGAATCGGTGATCAGGGCGTTCCGAAGCGGATGAAGAAGCTGGCACGGATGTTTTACGGCCGCGTCAGTTCTTACGGAACGGCACTGGATAATAATGACGAAGAGGCATTGGCGGCGGCTCTGACAAGAAATATTCAGCCTGATCTCGAATTATGGCCGCATTCTCACCATTTGAGTGCGTATGTGTTCGCGTGCCGGGATTTGCTTGCAAAAACCGATGACAGCGTTTTGGCAGTAGGTGATATTTCCTTTATGAATGTCGACGAGATGGCGCTATCGCCAACTGATACGAATAAAAAGGCTGAGAATAATGAATGA
- a CDS encoding outer membrane protein assembly factor BamE, with protein MLQRIFPSARKQRALLAGTAILFSAALAGCNTASTLNPSETITEGYVLDQDALDSVPVGSSREQVLLALGTPSTTATFDNEVFYYISQKRYRAAQFMKPKIVDRNILAVYFDKDGKVHHIANYGLQDGKVFDFVSRTTPTGGKDQTFIGQIIQGVAKAPTSLPGGMTAGGNN; from the coding sequence TTGTTGCAGCGAATTTTCCCAAGCGCACGCAAACAGCGTGCCCTTCTCGCAGGCACAGCAATTCTCTTTTCGGCGGCTCTTGCCGGATGCAACACCGCGTCCACGCTAAACCCGTCGGAAACGATCACAGAGGGTTACGTGCTTGATCAGGATGCGCTCGATTCGGTTCCGGTTGGTTCCAGCCGTGAGCAAGTGCTTCTGGCTCTCGGAACGCCATCGACAACGGCGACCTTCGATAACGAAGTGTTCTATTACATTTCGCAGAAGCGCTACCGTGCAGCTCAGTTCATGAAGCCGAAAATTGTCGATCGCAATATCCTTGCGGTTTACTTCGATAAGGACGGCAAGGTTCACCATATCGCCAATTATGGTCTTCAGGATGGCAAGGTCTTTGATTTTGTATCCCGTACGACGCCGACCGGCGGTAAGGACCAGACCTTTATTGGCCAGATCATCCAGGGGGTTGCCAAAGCCCCAACGTCGCTTCCAGGCGGCATGACAGCTGG
- the sugE gene encoding quaternary ammonium compound efflux SMR transporter SugE, producing MAWIYLAIAGGLEVIWAYFMKKSEGFSILTPSVITIVTMIGSFALLSIAMRTLPLGTAYAVWTGIGAVGAFLVGIFILGEAASFFRITSVMLILAGIIGLKLSST from the coding sequence ATGGCATGGATTTATCTGGCAATAGCTGGAGGCCTTGAGGTCATATGGGCCTATTTCATGAAAAAATCTGAGGGATTTTCGATCCTCACCCCCAGCGTCATTACCATTGTGACCATGATCGGTAGTTTCGCACTGCTTTCTATTGCAATGCGAACCCTTCCGTTGGGCACTGCTTACGCCGTCTGGACCGGGATTGGTGCCGTTGGTGCGTTTCTGGTGGGAATTTTCATTCTCGGTGAAGCGGCGAGCTTTTTCCGTATCACAAGTGTGATGCTTATCCTTGCAGGTATAATCGGACTAAAATTGTCATCGACATAA
- the plsX gene encoding phosphate acyltransferase PlsX: MIKISIDAMGGDFGPEVVIPGAAKALERHPDIRFIFFGLAGQVEPVLARYPKLQAASEFRASEVAVKMDDKPSQALRAGRGKSSMWQAIEAVKTGDADVCVSAGNTGALMAMSKFCLRMLSDVERPAIAAIWPTLKGECIVLDVGATIGADARQLVDYAVMGAGMARALFEIRKPTVGLLNVGTEEVKGLDEVKQAAQILRDMPLDGLQYKGFVEGNDIGNGAVDVVVTEGFTGNIALKTAEGTARQMGTLLRQAMSRTLLSKIGYIFAKGAFDRIREKMDPNKVNGGVLLGMSGVVIKSHGSATAEGFCSAIEVGYDMVRNKLLEKIEVDLAHFHHSHPQTASNDGSESTK; encoded by the coding sequence GTGATAAAAATTTCGATTGACGCCATGGGCGGTGATTTTGGCCCTGAAGTGGTCATCCCAGGTGCGGCGAAGGCGCTTGAGCGTCATCCTGATATCCGGTTTATTTTCTTTGGTTTGGCCGGACAGGTCGAGCCTGTATTGGCACGTTATCCGAAACTTCAGGCAGCATCCGAGTTCCGCGCCAGTGAAGTGGCGGTCAAAATGGATGATAAGCCGAGCCAGGCGCTTCGCGCTGGTCGTGGCAAGTCTTCTATGTGGCAGGCTATTGAAGCCGTAAAAACTGGCGATGCAGATGTATGTGTCTCTGCGGGCAATACCGGCGCGCTGATGGCTATGTCAAAATTTTGCCTGCGTATGCTCTCCGATGTTGAGCGACCTGCGATTGCTGCGATTTGGCCAACCTTGAAGGGCGAATGCATCGTGCTGGATGTCGGCGCGACCATTGGTGCGGATGCGCGCCAATTGGTGGACTATGCAGTGATGGGCGCGGGTATGGCGCGCGCACTCTTTGAAATTCGTAAGCCGACTGTTGGGCTTCTGAATGTCGGCACCGAAGAAGTTAAAGGCCTCGACGAAGTAAAACAAGCAGCGCAGATTCTGCGCGATATGCCGCTTGATGGCTTGCAGTATAAAGGTTTTGTCGAAGGAAACGACATTGGCAATGGTGCCGTTGACGTGGTGGTCACCGAAGGTTTTACGGGCAATATTGCGCTCAAGACCGCTGAAGGCACTGCTCGGCAAATGGGTACGTTGCTGCGTCAGGCCATGAGCCGCACACTTCTTTCAAAAATCGGCTATATCTTCGCTAAGGGCGCATTTGATCGCATTCGCGAAAAAATGGACCCGAACAAGGTCAATGGTGGCGTATTGCTCGGCATGAGCGGCGTTGTTATCAAAAGCCACGGGAGCGCAACTGCCGAAGGCTTTTGTTCAGCGATCGAAGTTGGCTATGACATGGTTCGCAACAAGCTGCTCGAAAAAATCGAAGTCGATCTGGCGCATTTCCACCACAGTCATCCGCAAACTGCGTCGAATGATGGTAGCGAAAGCACAAAATAA
- a CDS encoding O-antigen ligase family protein, giving the protein MSSLAHSSGGVSETRRLLPAHSVAGKRALNRIISNFGIGLGVFLLGFVMSEPAPYEIYMVGLISVALLFGMRLTRTSMVLLALLTAFNFGGMLSVMQMADTKNAPLYIAVSLFLAFTAVFYAAIIEADYRRLNTIFNAYLLVAFISSALGIAGYLNLFPGADIFTRYGRAKGAFQDPNVYAPFLILPFSWCLYRIMRGNPRDLLAYIPLCCFLTLGILVSFSRAAWAMAPLSFLCIFAVLFLQSESNKLRLRLVVIGTLAVVMIIFAILLLLQIPDVRTFFFERAQLEQSYDSERLGRFARHWLGMWLATEHPLGIGPLEFAPLFGEDTHNTWLKAVLEYGWIGFVSFITLTVLSLAIGFKLLFRNRPWQPYLLCAYATYLGHVLISNVIDIDHWRHFYLLFGIIWGCAGLEYKYQLKNHQPYRDLQCNS; this is encoded by the coding sequence TTGAGTTCGCTCGCACATAGCTCCGGCGGCGTTTCAGAAACGCGTCGTCTGTTGCCTGCACATAGCGTTGCAGGCAAACGTGCGCTCAACAGGATAATCAGTAATTTCGGCATTGGCTTAGGTGTTTTTCTGCTCGGCTTCGTAATGAGCGAGCCAGCGCCTTATGAAATCTATATGGTCGGGCTTATTTCGGTAGCCCTGCTTTTCGGAATGCGACTGACGCGCACCAGCATGGTTCTATTGGCTCTTCTGACAGCTTTTAATTTTGGTGGCATGTTATCGGTCATGCAAATGGCCGATACGAAAAATGCACCACTCTATATTGCTGTTTCGCTGTTTCTGGCTTTCACAGCGGTGTTCTATGCCGCAATCATTGAAGCAGACTATCGACGGCTAAACACAATCTTCAATGCCTATCTTCTGGTTGCATTCATTTCGTCAGCACTTGGCATTGCAGGCTATCTCAACCTCTTTCCGGGGGCCGACATCTTCACGCGTTATGGCCGCGCAAAGGGTGCTTTTCAGGATCCCAATGTTTACGCACCTTTTTTGATACTGCCATTTTCATGGTGCCTATATCGTATCATGCGCGGCAATCCACGTGATCTGTTGGCATATATCCCACTCTGCTGCTTTCTGACGCTTGGTATTCTTGTATCGTTTTCGCGTGCCGCATGGGCAATGGCTCCCCTCTCCTTTCTTTGCATTTTTGCGGTTCTGTTTCTTCAAAGCGAAAGCAACAAGCTTCGATTGCGGCTGGTAGTTATCGGCACCCTCGCTGTTGTAATGATCATCTTTGCAATCTTGCTGCTGCTGCAAATTCCAGACGTCAGAACATTCTTCTTTGAACGTGCTCAGCTTGAACAGAGTTATGATAGCGAGCGTCTTGGGCGGTTCGCGCGGCACTGGCTTGGCATGTGGCTCGCTACCGAACATCCTTTGGGAATTGGGCCGCTCGAATTCGCACCTTTATTTGGCGAGGATACTCATAATACATGGCTGAAAGCTGTTCTCGAATACGGCTGGATAGGCTTTGTGAGTTTCATCACGCTCACCGTCTTATCATTGGCAATTGGTTTCAAACTTCTATTTAGAAATCGCCCGTGGCAACCTTATTTACTTTGTGCCTATGCGACCTATCTCGGTCACGTGCTTATCAGCAACGTGATCGACATCGATCACTGGCGGCACTTTTATTTATTGTTCGGAATTATATGGGGCTGTGCAGGGCTAGAATATAAATACCAGTTAAAAAATCATCAGCCCTACAGAGACCTACAGTGCAACTCCTGA
- a CDS encoding glycosyltransferase produces MSDEKNMAPLRIVHCFREPTGGLFRHVRDLIRVQTANGHEVGILCDATTGGPREDALLEELRPQLSLGIHRITMQRHIGFGDVRAAYKAYRIIKKLQPDILHGHGAKGGVYARLFGSVLRVFKSRVARIYSPHGGSLHFDRKTRKGSVVFLAEKMLAPLSDAILFVSNFEKRTYEDKVGRPYDLHAVIYNGLADAEFVHTPLADNATDLLFVGTMRDLKGPDLLIRALAELRDNHGKRLTLTMIGDGAEKQDFVALANDLNLNKQIRFLPGMAAREAFPLGRIMVIPSRAEAFPYIVLEALAAGKPVIASNVGGIPEIFGKASTALMRPDVTHLKDKLLSVLNDENIFRASMPDAARLHERFSLHAMAQSIELIYREARS; encoded by the coding sequence ATGTCAGATGAAAAGAACATGGCTCCCTTACGGATTGTCCATTGTTTTCGGGAGCCGACGGGCGGTCTTTTCCGTCATGTCCGCGATCTCATCCGCGTTCAGACTGCCAATGGGCATGAAGTCGGGATCCTTTGTGACGCCACAACCGGCGGACCGCGTGAGGATGCACTTCTCGAAGAATTACGGCCTCAGCTATCGCTTGGGATTCATCGCATTACAATGCAAAGGCATATCGGCTTTGGCGACGTCAGAGCAGCATACAAAGCCTATCGCATTATTAAGAAATTGCAGCCGGACATATTACACGGACATGGCGCCAAAGGCGGCGTTTATGCGCGTCTGTTCGGTTCAGTCTTACGGGTTTTTAAGTCTCGCGTAGCCCGTATCTATTCACCGCATGGCGGCAGCCTGCATTTTGACCGAAAAACGCGCAAAGGCAGTGTCGTTTTTCTGGCCGAAAAAATGCTGGCACCGCTCAGCGATGCCATCCTGTTCGTTTCCAACTTCGAGAAGCGAACCTATGAAGACAAGGTCGGCAGGCCATATGATCTTCATGCGGTCATCTATAATGGCTTGGCGGATGCCGAGTTTGTTCATACGCCACTAGCTGATAACGCGACCGATCTGCTTTTTGTCGGCACCATGCGCGATTTGAAAGGTCCAGACCTGCTAATCCGGGCGCTTGCCGAACTCCGGGACAATCATGGAAAGCGCCTGACACTCACTATGATCGGTGACGGGGCCGAAAAGCAGGATTTTGTCGCACTCGCCAACGACCTTAATCTCAACAAGCAGATCCGCTTTCTGCCGGGAATGGCCGCGCGCGAAGCGTTTCCACTCGGCCGCATCATGGTTATACCGTCGCGTGCAGAGGCGTTTCCCTATATCGTTCTTGAGGCTCTCGCCGCAGGCAAGCCGGTCATCGCCAGCAATGTTGGTGGAATACCAGAAATCTTCGGCAAAGCTAGCACTGCACTCATGCGACCTGACGTAACCCATCTCAAAGATAAGCTTCTATCAGTTCTCAACGATGAAAATATTTTTCGAGCTTCCATGCCTGACGCAGCGCGCTTGCACGAGCGATTTAGCCTACATGCAATGGCACAATCTATAGAATTGATTTACCGTGAGGCACGTTCCTGA
- a CDS encoding integration host factor subunit alpha, producing the protein MGGKTVTRADLAEAVYRKVGLSRTESAALVEMILDEVCDAIVNGETVKLSSFATFQVRDKNERIGRNPKTGEEVPILPRRVMTFKASNVLKQRILQEHQKRSAKSTK; encoded by the coding sequence ATGGGAGGTAAGACGGTCACACGTGCTGATCTGGCAGAGGCTGTTTATCGTAAGGTAGGCCTATCCAGAACAGAATCGGCGGCTCTGGTCGAGATGATCCTCGATGAGGTCTGTGACGCTATCGTAAACGGGGAAACCGTGAAACTGTCGTCATTTGCGACATTTCAGGTCCGTGACAAGAATGAACGTATCGGCCGTAATCCGAAGACGGGTGAAGAAGTTCCAATTCTTCCGCGCCGCGTGATGACATTCAAGGCTTCCAACGTTCTGAAGCAGCGCATTTTGCAAGAACATCAGAAGCGCAGCGCAAAAAGCACTAAGTAA
- a CDS encoding DUF177 domain-containing protein, with protein MNDKPALTYPVPVLHLPHKGLTVKVGTNEKERVALADEHGLVSVKSFDAEFLLTPWKKRGIRIRGTIKADVVQSCVATLEPLDATIVEQVDTIFVPEDSRLAKIQLDESGELLLDAEGADIPETFIGDKIDLGAVAEEFFELALDPYPRKPGLPDESEPVIFGDLNDDDKPDSPFAKLSDWSKKP; from the coding sequence ATGAATGATAAACCGGCACTGACTTATCCCGTTCCGGTTCTGCATCTCCCCCACAAGGGTTTGACGGTGAAGGTAGGGACGAATGAAAAGGAAAGAGTGGCATTGGCTGATGAGCACGGCCTTGTTTCGGTCAAGTCTTTCGATGCCGAATTCTTGCTGACGCCCTGGAAAAAGCGTGGCATTCGCATTCGTGGAACGATCAAAGCAGACGTAGTGCAGTCATGTGTGGCAACGCTTGAACCGCTGGATGCAACGATTGTCGAGCAGGTCGATACGATTTTTGTGCCTGAGGATTCCCGCCTCGCTAAAATCCAGCTCGATGAGAGTGGTGAATTGCTGCTTGATGCGGAAGGCGCAGACATTCCAGAGACATTTATTGGCGATAAAATTGATTTGGGCGCTGTCGCGGAAGAGTTTTTTGAGCTGGCCCTCGATCCTTACCCACGCAAGCCGGGACTGCCAGATGAGTCGGAACCAGTGATTTTTGGTGATCTGAACGATGACGATAAGCCTGATTCGCCTTTCGCCAAGCTATCTGACTGGTCCAAGAAGCCGTGA
- a CDS encoding MerR family transcriptional regulator yields the protein MDKSPDAFRTISEVAEDLDLPQHVLRFWETRFTQIKPMKRGGGRRYYRPLDVELLKGIRHLLYDQGYTIKGVQRLLRENNAQFIIALGNGDVQAIDAITRQKQAAAEKQAMENAADNEMALPNGIKAPQPARKLFGLLKGEEDGPIGADGKRASKDNRSLLQEALFDLLECKRLLDQVR from the coding sequence ATGGATAAAAGCCCTGACGCATTCAGGACGATTAGCGAAGTTGCAGAGGATCTTGATCTTCCGCAGCATGTTCTGCGTTTTTGGGAAACGCGTTTTACCCAGATTAAGCCTATGAAGCGTGGCGGCGGGCGCCGCTATTATCGCCCGCTCGATGTTGAACTGCTTAAAGGTATTCGGCATCTGCTTTATGATCAGGGTTATACGATCAAAGGCGTGCAGCGCCTTCTGCGCGAAAATAATGCGCAATTCATCATTGCTCTCGGTAACGGTGATGTACAAGCTATCGATGCGATTACGCGCCAGAAACAGGCAGCCGCTGAAAAGCAGGCGATGGAAAACGCCGCTGATAATGAAATGGCATTACCGAACGGCATTAAAGCGCCGCAACCAGCGCGCAAGCTGTTTGGCCTCTTGAAAGGCGAAGAAGACGGCCCGATTGGTGCTGATGGTAAGCGGGCCTCTAAAGACAATAGAAGTCTTTTGCAGGAAGCGCTATTTGACCTTCTTGAATGCAAGCGACTTCTGGATCAGGTTCGTTGA